One genomic region from Terriglobales bacterium encodes:
- a CDS encoding HipA family kinase — MPLHAVQHVRRLRGGAQAHLMRASDGHFYVVKFQNNPQHLRVLANELLATRLAERLGLPVPVPAVIEVSQWLIAHTPDLTVQLSGKALPCRPGLQFGSRYAVDPAAGQVFDYLPEVLLEKVRNLDAFAGVLALDKWTCNANGRQAVYWRAPRQRKYTVSFIDQGYCFNAGEWSFPDSPLRGVHASNAVYAGIRGWESLEPWLSRLEALDSAALGELASEIPPEWYEGDWEAMEKLVAELVRRRPRVRQLIADFRRSSRNPFPEWKE, encoded by the coding sequence TTGCCTCTCCACGCCGTCCAACACGTCCGCCGGCTGCGTGGCGGCGCGCAGGCGCACCTCATGCGCGCCTCCGACGGCCACTTCTACGTAGTCAAGTTCCAGAACAACCCGCAGCATCTGCGGGTTCTGGCCAACGAATTGCTTGCTACACGGCTGGCGGAACGGCTGGGCTTGCCGGTGCCCGTGCCCGCCGTCATCGAGGTCTCGCAATGGCTCATCGCCCACACCCCGGACCTGACCGTGCAGCTCTCCGGGAAGGCGTTGCCCTGCCGACCGGGACTACAATTCGGTTCGCGTTACGCGGTGGATCCCGCGGCGGGACAGGTTTTCGACTATCTGCCGGAGGTGCTGCTGGAAAAAGTTCGCAACCTGGATGCCTTCGCTGGCGTGCTGGCGCTGGACAAGTGGACCTGCAACGCCAACGGCCGCCAGGCGGTCTATTGGCGCGCGCCGCGCCAACGCAAGTACACGGTCAGCTTCATCGACCAGGGCTACTGTTTCAACGCCGGCGAATGGAGCTTTCCGGATTCGCCCTTGCGCGGCGTCCACGCCTCGAATGCCGTGTACGCCGGCATCCGCGGCTGGGAATCGCTCGAGCCCTGGCTCTCGCGCCTAGAGGCCCTGGACTCGGCGGCTCTGGGCGAACTGGCATCCGAAATCCCGCCCGAGTGGTATGAAGGAGACTGGGAAGCGATGGAGAAGCTTGTCGCGGAACTCGTCCGGCGCCGGCCCCGCGTGCGCCAGCTCATCGCCGACTTCCGCCGCTCCTCGCGCAACCCGTTCCCGGAGTGGAAAGAATGA